The Coffea eugenioides isolate CCC68of chromosome 8, Ceug_1.0, whole genome shotgun sequence genome has a segment encoding these proteins:
- the LOC113779971 gene encoding pleiotropic drug resistance protein 1-like isoform X3, translated as MEGSDAIRISSARLSSSNIWRNSGLDVFSRSSREEDDEEALTWAAIEKLPTCLRIRRAILTEEEGSKEIDVENLGELEKKNLLERLVKIAEEDNEKFLLKLRKRMDRVGISLPTIEVRFEHLNVDAQAHASSRALPTIFNFTVNILESFFNYLHILPNRKKKLTILRDVSGIIKPGRMTLLLGPPSSGKTTLLLALAGKLDSDLKVSGRVTYNGHEMKEFVPERTSAYISQYDLHMGELTVRETLSFSARCQGVGPRYEMLVELSRREKELNIKPDPDIDVFMKAASLEGQEASVITDYILKVLGLEVCADTLIGDEMIRGISGGQRKRVTAGEMMVGPARALFMDEISTGLDSSTTFQIVNSIKQSIHILEGTTVISLLQPAPETYDLFDDIILLSDGEIVYQGPRESVLEFFEHMGFKCPERKGVADFLQEVTSKKDQEQYWAQRDEPYNFISSREFSEAFQSFHVGRKLGDELAIPFDKAKGHPAALTTKRYGVSKKELLKACTAREYLLMKRNSFVYIFKMIQLILMASIAMTVFLRTNMHKNTTTDGGIFVGALFYSIVMIMFNGFSELALSILKLPVFYKQRDFLFFPAWAYSLPTWILKIPISFVEAIVWSCMTYYTIGFDPDIQRFFRHFFLLVCINQMASALFRCMAAIGRNIIVANTAGTCALVTVLVLGGFVLSKGRTIHTKWWIWGYWLSPLNYAQTAISVNEFLGKSWSKVPPGAIEPLGVLVLKSRRIFTEAKWYWIGLGGLIGYILVCNYLFTLALTYLNPFGKSRAVVPQENSDESQDSTRSKLIDTNEVNQNRKKGMVLPFEPLSITFDNIRYAVDMPQEMKAQGVTESQLELLKGVSGAFRPGVLTALMGVSGAGKTTLMDVLAGRKTGGYIDGRISISGYPKKQETFARIAGYCEQTDIHSPHVTVYESLQYSAWLRLPPEVDAATRKMFIEEVMELVELNPLREALVGLPGVNGLSTEQRKRLTVAVELVANPSIIFMDEPTSGLDARAAAIVMRTVRNTVDTGRTVVCTIHQPSIDIFDAFDELLLLKRGGEEIYVGPLGRHCLKLINYFEGIPGVNKIKDGYNPATWMLEVTSAAQEVALGIDFAEVYKNSEVYRRNKELIKELSTPVPGSKDLYFPTQYSQSFFIQCMACLWKQHLSYWRNPPYSAVRFLFTTFIALMFGTIFWDLGSKRKSKQDIFNAMGSMYAAVIFLGVQNATSVQPVVAIERTVFYRERAAGMYSALPYAFGQVVIEIPYNFVQTLIYGIIIYAMIGFEWTVAKFFWYLFFMFFALVYFTYYGMMTVAVTPNANIAAIVSSAFYALWNLFSGFMIPKPRIPVWWRWYYDLSPVSWTLYGLVASQFADIEHDLDTNETVKHFIESYFGFKHDFVVYVAIIHVGISVLFGFIFAYSIKAFNFQKR; from the exons ATGGAAGGTAGTGACGCAATTAGAATAAGCAGTGCACGTTTAAGTAGCTCGAATATATGGAGGAACAGTGGGTTGGATGTTTTCTCCAGGTCCTCCagagaagaagatgatgaagaggCATTGACATGGGCAGCCATAGAGAAACTTCCAACTTGTCTTCGTATAAGGAGAGCCATTTTGACAGAAGAAGAAGGCTCTAAAGAGATTGATGTAGAGAACCTTGGAGAATTAGAGAAAAAGAATCTTCTCGAGAGACTGGTGAAAATTGCTGAGGAAGACAATGAGAAGTTCTTGCTGAAGCTCAGGAAGCGAATGGACCG AGTTGGTATTAGTCTTCCTACGATTGAAGTTCGTTTTGAACATTTGAATGTTGATGCACAAGCCCACGCTAGCAGTAGAGCACTGCcaacaatcttcaatttcactGTCAATATTCTAGAG AGCTTCTTCAATTATCTCCACATTCTACCAAATAGGAAGAAAAAGCTCACAATCCTTCGGGATGTCAGTGGAATTATCAAGCCCGGAAG AATGACCTTGCTTTTAGGCCCACCTAGTTCTGGGAAAACCACTTTGCTCTTGGCTTTGGCTGGGAAACTTGATTCAGATCTGAAG GTCTCTGGAAGAGTGACATATAATGGCCATGAAATGAAGGAATTTGTACCAGAAAGGACATCGGCTTATATAAGTCAATATGATCTTCATATGGGAGAACTAACTGTCAGGGAAACACTATCTTTTTCGGCAAGATGTCAAGGGGTTGGACCTCGTTATG AAATGTTGGTAGAATTGTCAAGAAGagagaaggaattaaacattaAACCAGACCCTGATATTGATGTTTTCATGAAG GCAGCATCACTTGAAGGGCAAGAGGCCAGCGTTATAACAGATTACATTCTCAAG GTTTTGGGACTTGAAGTGTGTGCGGATACCTTGATTGGTGATGAAATGATAAGAGGGATTTCTGGAGGTCAAAGAAAGAGAGTTACAGCTG GAGAAATGATGGTTGGACCAGCCAGGGCACTTTTCATGGATGAAATATCAACAGGATTGGACAGTTCTACAACTTTCCAAATTGTGAATTCAATTAAGCAGTCAATCCATATTCTTGAAGGGACTACTGTTATCTCACTCCTGCAGCCTGCACCAGAAACCTATGACTTATTTGATGATATAATCCTTCTGTCAGATGGCGAGATAGTCTATCAAGGCCCTCGTGAAAGTGTATTAGAGTTCTTTGAACACATGGGTTTCAAATGTCCCGAGAGAAAAGGAGTTGCTGATTTCTTACAAGAG GTGACATCAAAGAAAGATCAAGAGCAGTACTGGGCACAAAGGGATGAACCTTATAACTTTATTTCCTCTAGGGAATTTTCAGAAGCGTTTCAGTCATTCCATGTTGGACGAAAACTAGGTGATGAACTTGCCATTCCATTTGACAAAGCCAAGGGTCACCCAGCTGCTCTAACTACTAAGAGGTATGGGGTTAGCAAAAAGGAGCTCCTGAAGGCATGCACAGCAAGAGAGTACTTGCTTATGAAGAGAAACTCATTTGTCTACATATTCAAAATGATACAA CTTATCCTTATGGCATCCATAGCAATGACTGTGTTTCTACGAACTAACATGCACAAGAATACAACAACGGATGGTGGAATTTTTGTGGGTGCCCTGTTTTATTCCATTGTTATGATAATGTTCAATGGATTCTCTGAGCTTGCCCTGAGCATTCTGAAGCTTCCTGTTTTCTACAAACAGCGAGACTTTCTCTTCTTCCCAGCATGGGCATATTCTCTCCCAACATGGATCCTCAAGATCCCAATATCCTTCGTCGAAGCCATAGTTTGGTCATGTATGACTTACTATACGATTGGATTTGATCCAGACATTCAAAG GTTCTTTAGACATTTCTTTCTACTTGTATGTATTAACCAAATGGCGTCAGCATTATTCCGGTGTATGGCGGCAATAGGAAGGAACATCATAGTTGCAAACACTGCTGGTACATGTGCATTGGTGACAGTTCTTGTTCTTGGGGGATTCGTTTTGTCAAAAGGTAGAACAATACACACA AAATGGTGGATATGGGGTTACTGGCTCTCTCCACTTAATTATGCACAGACTGCTATTAGTGTCAACGAATTTCTTGGAAAAAGCTGGAGCAAG GTTCCTCCTGGTGCCATAGAGCCATTAGGTGTGTTAGTCTTAAAGTCTCGTCGTATCTTCACAGAAGCAAAGTGGTATTGGATTGGCTTAGGGGGTTTAATTGGATATATCCTAGTTTGCAATTATCTTTTCACCCTGGCACTAACTTATCTTAACC CATTTGGGAAATCTCGGGCAGTTGTACCTCAAGAAAACTCAGATGAGAGTCAAGACAGCACACGAAGTAAGCTTATTGA TACCAATGAGGttaaccaaaacagaaaaaaagggATGGTTCTACCTTTTGAACCTCTATCTATCACTTTTGATAATATCAGATATGCAGTAGATATGCCACAG GAAATGAAAGCTCAAGGTGTTACTGAGAGCCAGCTAGAGCTTTTAAAAGGTGTAAGTGGTGCTTTTCGACCAGGAGTTTTGACAGCTCTAATGGGTGTCAGTGGGGCGGGTAAGACCACACTAATGGATGTCTTGGCTGGAAGAAAAACAGGAGGATATATTGATGGAAGGATCTCCATATCAGGGTATCCAAAGAAGCAAGAAACTTTTGCTCGTATAGCAGGATACTGTGAGCAAACTGATATTCACTCCCCCCATGTTACTGTATATGAGTCCTTACAATACTCTGCCTGGCTCCGGTTGCCTCCTGAAGTTGATGCTGCAACGAGAAAG ATGTTCATTGAAGAGGTCATGGAGCTTGTTGAGCTGAATCCATTGAGGGAAGCACTAGTTGGATTGCCCGGAGTTAATGGCCTTTCAACCGAGCAGCGCAAAAGGCTGACTGTTGCTGTTGAGCTGGTAGCTAATCCATCTATAATTTTCATGGATGAACCAACCTCAGGGCTGGATGCGAGGGCAGCTGCAATTGTTATGAGAACAGTAAGGAACACAGTGGACACAGGTCGAACTGTTGTATGCACAATCCACCAGCCAAGCATTGACATCTTTGATGCTTTTGATGAG CTTCTCCTCCTAAAACGAGGTGGCGAGGAAATATATGTTGGTCCATTGGGGCGACATTGTTTGAAGCTCATCAACTATTTTGAG GGAATCCCTGGAGTCAATAAAATTAAAGATGGTTATAATCCTGCAACTTGGATGTTAGAGGTTACTTCAGCAGCACAAGAAGTGGCCCTTGGCATTGACTTTGCAGAAGTGTATAAAAACTCAGAAGTATATAG GAGAAATAAGGaattgatcaaggaactcagtACACCTGTTCCAGGCTCCAAGGATTTATACTTCCCAACTCAGTATTCCCAGTCCTTCTTCATCCAGTGTATGGCTTGCCTCTGGAAACAGCACTTGTCATATTGGCGAAATCCACCATACTCAGCAGTCAGATTCTTGTTTACAACCTTCATAGCATTAATGTTTGGTACAATTTTCTGGGATCTTGGCTCCAAAAG GAAGAGTAAGCAAGATATCTTCAATGCAATGGGGTCGATGTATGCTGCTGTCATATTTCTCGGAGTGCAAAATGCTACATCAGTGCAGCCTGTTGTTGCTATAGAGAGAACAGTCTTCTATAGGGAAAGAGCTGCTGGAATGTATTCAGCATTGCCATATGCTTTTGGACAG GTCGTGATCGAGATTCCATATAATTTCGTTCAAACGCTCATATATGGCATCATAATATATGCGATGATTGGATTCGAGTGGACAGTTGCCAAGTTCTTTTGGTATCTATTCTTCATGTTTTTCGCTTTAGTATACTTCACATATTACGGGATGATGACGGTGGCTGTTACTCCAAATGCAAATATTGCTGCGATAGTTTCATCTGCATTCTATGCATTATGGAATCTTTTCTCAGGATTCATGATCCCAAAACCT AGGATTCCAGTGTGGTGGAGATGGTACTACGACTTGTCTCCAGTTTCTTGGACACTGTATGGGTTAGTTGCTTCACAGTTTGCAGACATAGAGCATGATCTTGACACCAATGAAACCGTGAAACACTTCATTGAGAGTTACTTTGGATTCAAACATGACTTTGTGGTATATGTTGCCATCATTCATGTGGGAATTTCTGTTCTTTTCGGCTTCATTTTTGCCTATTCAATCAAGGCATTTAACTTCCAGAAAAGATAA
- the LOC113779971 gene encoding pleiotropic drug resistance protein 1-like isoform X4 — MEGSDAIRISSARLSSSNIWRNSGLDVFSRSSREEDDEEALTWAAIEKLPTCLRIRRAILTEEEGSKEIDVENLGELEKKNLLERLVKIAEEDNEKFLLKLRKRMDRVGISLPTIEVRFEHLNVDAQAHASSRALPTIFNFTVNILESFFNYLHILPNRKKKLTILRDVSGIIKPGRMTLLLGPPSSGKTTLLLALAGKLDSDLKVSGRVTYNGHEMKEFVPERTSAYISQYDLHMGELTVRETLSFSARCQGVGPRYEMLVELSRREKELNIKPDPDIDVFMKAASLEGQEASVITDYILKVLGLEVCADTLIGDEMIRGISGGQRKRVTAGEMMVGPARALFMDEISTGLDSSTTFQIVNSIKQSIHILEGTTVISLLQPAPETYDLFDDIILLSDGEIVYQGPRESVLEFFEHMGFKCPERKGVADFLQEVTSKKDQEQYWAQRDEPYNFISSREFSEAFQSFHVGRKLGDELAIPFDKAKGHPAALTTKRYGVSKKELLKACTAREYLLMKRNSFVYIFKMIQLILMASIAMTVFLRTNMHKNTTTDGGIFVGALFYSIVMIMFNGFSELALSILKLPVFYKQRDFLFFPAWAYSLPTWILKIPISFVEAIVWSCMTYYTIGFDPDIQRFFRHFFLLVCINQMASALFRCMAAIGRNIIVANTAGTCALVTVLVLGGFVLSKDDIKKWWIWGYWLSPLNYAQTAISVNEFLGKSWSKVPPGAIEPLGVLVLKSRRIFTEAKWYWIGLGGLIGYILVCNYLFTLALTYLNPFGKSRAVVPQENSDESQDSTRSKLIDTNEVNQNRKKGMVLPFEPLSITFDNIRYAVDMPQEMKAQGVTESQLELLKGVSGAFRPGVLTALMGVSGAGKTTLMDVLAGRKTGGYIDGRISISGYPKKQETFARIAGYCEQTDIHSPHVTVYESLQYSAWLRLPPEVDAATRKMFIEEVMELVELNPLREALVGLPGVNGLSTEQRKRLTVAVELVANPSIIFMDEPTSGLDARAAAIVMRTVRNTVDTGRTVVCTIHQPSIDIFDAFDELLLLKRGGEEIYVGPLGRHCLKLINYFEGIPGVNKIKDGYNPATWMLEVTSAAQEVALGIDFAEVYKNSEVYRRNKELIKELSTPVPGSKDLYFPTQYSQSFFIQCMACLWKQHLSYWRNPPYSAVRFLFTTFIALMFGTIFWDLGSKRKSKQDIFNAMGSMYAAVIFLGVQNATSVQPVVAIERTVFYRERAAGMYSALPYAFGQVVIEIPYNFVQTLIYGIIIYAMIGFEWTVAKFFWYLFFMFFALVYFTYYGMMTVAVTPNANIAAIVSSAFYALWNLFSGFMIPKPRIPVWWRWYYDLSPVSWTLYGLVASQFADIEHDLDTNETVKHFIESYFGFKHDFVVYVAIIHVGISVLFGFIFAYSIKAFNFQKR; from the exons ATGGAAGGTAGTGACGCAATTAGAATAAGCAGTGCACGTTTAAGTAGCTCGAATATATGGAGGAACAGTGGGTTGGATGTTTTCTCCAGGTCCTCCagagaagaagatgatgaagaggCATTGACATGGGCAGCCATAGAGAAACTTCCAACTTGTCTTCGTATAAGGAGAGCCATTTTGACAGAAGAAGAAGGCTCTAAAGAGATTGATGTAGAGAACCTTGGAGAATTAGAGAAAAAGAATCTTCTCGAGAGACTGGTGAAAATTGCTGAGGAAGACAATGAGAAGTTCTTGCTGAAGCTCAGGAAGCGAATGGACCG AGTTGGTATTAGTCTTCCTACGATTGAAGTTCGTTTTGAACATTTGAATGTTGATGCACAAGCCCACGCTAGCAGTAGAGCACTGCcaacaatcttcaatttcactGTCAATATTCTAGAG AGCTTCTTCAATTATCTCCACATTCTACCAAATAGGAAGAAAAAGCTCACAATCCTTCGGGATGTCAGTGGAATTATCAAGCCCGGAAG AATGACCTTGCTTTTAGGCCCACCTAGTTCTGGGAAAACCACTTTGCTCTTGGCTTTGGCTGGGAAACTTGATTCAGATCTGAAG GTCTCTGGAAGAGTGACATATAATGGCCATGAAATGAAGGAATTTGTACCAGAAAGGACATCGGCTTATATAAGTCAATATGATCTTCATATGGGAGAACTAACTGTCAGGGAAACACTATCTTTTTCGGCAAGATGTCAAGGGGTTGGACCTCGTTATG AAATGTTGGTAGAATTGTCAAGAAGagagaaggaattaaacattaAACCAGACCCTGATATTGATGTTTTCATGAAG GCAGCATCACTTGAAGGGCAAGAGGCCAGCGTTATAACAGATTACATTCTCAAG GTTTTGGGACTTGAAGTGTGTGCGGATACCTTGATTGGTGATGAAATGATAAGAGGGATTTCTGGAGGTCAAAGAAAGAGAGTTACAGCTG GAGAAATGATGGTTGGACCAGCCAGGGCACTTTTCATGGATGAAATATCAACAGGATTGGACAGTTCTACAACTTTCCAAATTGTGAATTCAATTAAGCAGTCAATCCATATTCTTGAAGGGACTACTGTTATCTCACTCCTGCAGCCTGCACCAGAAACCTATGACTTATTTGATGATATAATCCTTCTGTCAGATGGCGAGATAGTCTATCAAGGCCCTCGTGAAAGTGTATTAGAGTTCTTTGAACACATGGGTTTCAAATGTCCCGAGAGAAAAGGAGTTGCTGATTTCTTACAAGAG GTGACATCAAAGAAAGATCAAGAGCAGTACTGGGCACAAAGGGATGAACCTTATAACTTTATTTCCTCTAGGGAATTTTCAGAAGCGTTTCAGTCATTCCATGTTGGACGAAAACTAGGTGATGAACTTGCCATTCCATTTGACAAAGCCAAGGGTCACCCAGCTGCTCTAACTACTAAGAGGTATGGGGTTAGCAAAAAGGAGCTCCTGAAGGCATGCACAGCAAGAGAGTACTTGCTTATGAAGAGAAACTCATTTGTCTACATATTCAAAATGATACAA CTTATCCTTATGGCATCCATAGCAATGACTGTGTTTCTACGAACTAACATGCACAAGAATACAACAACGGATGGTGGAATTTTTGTGGGTGCCCTGTTTTATTCCATTGTTATGATAATGTTCAATGGATTCTCTGAGCTTGCCCTGAGCATTCTGAAGCTTCCTGTTTTCTACAAACAGCGAGACTTTCTCTTCTTCCCAGCATGGGCATATTCTCTCCCAACATGGATCCTCAAGATCCCAATATCCTTCGTCGAAGCCATAGTTTGGTCATGTATGACTTACTATACGATTGGATTTGATCCAGACATTCAAAG GTTCTTTAGACATTTCTTTCTACTTGTATGTATTAACCAAATGGCGTCAGCATTATTCCGGTGTATGGCGGCAATAGGAAGGAACATCATAGTTGCAAACACTGCTGGTACATGTGCATTGGTGACAGTTCTTGTTCTTGGGGGATTCGTTTTGTCAAAAG ATGATATTAAGAAATGGTGGATATGGGGTTACTGGCTCTCTCCACTTAATTATGCACAGACTGCTATTAGTGTCAACGAATTTCTTGGAAAAAGCTGGAGCAAG GTTCCTCCTGGTGCCATAGAGCCATTAGGTGTGTTAGTCTTAAAGTCTCGTCGTATCTTCACAGAAGCAAAGTGGTATTGGATTGGCTTAGGGGGTTTAATTGGATATATCCTAGTTTGCAATTATCTTTTCACCCTGGCACTAACTTATCTTAACC CATTTGGGAAATCTCGGGCAGTTGTACCTCAAGAAAACTCAGATGAGAGTCAAGACAGCACACGAAGTAAGCTTATTGA TACCAATGAGGttaaccaaaacagaaaaaaagggATGGTTCTACCTTTTGAACCTCTATCTATCACTTTTGATAATATCAGATATGCAGTAGATATGCCACAG GAAATGAAAGCTCAAGGTGTTACTGAGAGCCAGCTAGAGCTTTTAAAAGGTGTAAGTGGTGCTTTTCGACCAGGAGTTTTGACAGCTCTAATGGGTGTCAGTGGGGCGGGTAAGACCACACTAATGGATGTCTTGGCTGGAAGAAAAACAGGAGGATATATTGATGGAAGGATCTCCATATCAGGGTATCCAAAGAAGCAAGAAACTTTTGCTCGTATAGCAGGATACTGTGAGCAAACTGATATTCACTCCCCCCATGTTACTGTATATGAGTCCTTACAATACTCTGCCTGGCTCCGGTTGCCTCCTGAAGTTGATGCTGCAACGAGAAAG ATGTTCATTGAAGAGGTCATGGAGCTTGTTGAGCTGAATCCATTGAGGGAAGCACTAGTTGGATTGCCCGGAGTTAATGGCCTTTCAACCGAGCAGCGCAAAAGGCTGACTGTTGCTGTTGAGCTGGTAGCTAATCCATCTATAATTTTCATGGATGAACCAACCTCAGGGCTGGATGCGAGGGCAGCTGCAATTGTTATGAGAACAGTAAGGAACACAGTGGACACAGGTCGAACTGTTGTATGCACAATCCACCAGCCAAGCATTGACATCTTTGATGCTTTTGATGAG CTTCTCCTCCTAAAACGAGGTGGCGAGGAAATATATGTTGGTCCATTGGGGCGACATTGTTTGAAGCTCATCAACTATTTTGAG GGAATCCCTGGAGTCAATAAAATTAAAGATGGTTATAATCCTGCAACTTGGATGTTAGAGGTTACTTCAGCAGCACAAGAAGTGGCCCTTGGCATTGACTTTGCAGAAGTGTATAAAAACTCAGAAGTATATAG GAGAAATAAGGaattgatcaaggaactcagtACACCTGTTCCAGGCTCCAAGGATTTATACTTCCCAACTCAGTATTCCCAGTCCTTCTTCATCCAGTGTATGGCTTGCCTCTGGAAACAGCACTTGTCATATTGGCGAAATCCACCATACTCAGCAGTCAGATTCTTGTTTACAACCTTCATAGCATTAATGTTTGGTACAATTTTCTGGGATCTTGGCTCCAAAAG GAAGAGTAAGCAAGATATCTTCAATGCAATGGGGTCGATGTATGCTGCTGTCATATTTCTCGGAGTGCAAAATGCTACATCAGTGCAGCCTGTTGTTGCTATAGAGAGAACAGTCTTCTATAGGGAAAGAGCTGCTGGAATGTATTCAGCATTGCCATATGCTTTTGGACAG GTCGTGATCGAGATTCCATATAATTTCGTTCAAACGCTCATATATGGCATCATAATATATGCGATGATTGGATTCGAGTGGACAGTTGCCAAGTTCTTTTGGTATCTATTCTTCATGTTTTTCGCTTTAGTATACTTCACATATTACGGGATGATGACGGTGGCTGTTACTCCAAATGCAAATATTGCTGCGATAGTTTCATCTGCATTCTATGCATTATGGAATCTTTTCTCAGGATTCATGATCCCAAAACCT AGGATTCCAGTGTGGTGGAGATGGTACTACGACTTGTCTCCAGTTTCTTGGACACTGTATGGGTTAGTTGCTTCACAGTTTGCAGACATAGAGCATGATCTTGACACCAATGAAACCGTGAAACACTTCATTGAGAGTTACTTTGGATTCAAACATGACTTTGTGGTATATGTTGCCATCATTCATGTGGGAATTTCTGTTCTTTTCGGCTTCATTTTTGCCTATTCAATCAAGGCATTTAACTTCCAGAAAAGATAA